TCTGGAGATTACGATCAGGTTATTAAACGCGTTTTACATAACGATTTAAAAATAAATTCGCCTTATAATACCTATGTTAATGCCGGATTACCACCAGGGCCAATTACAATGCCCGATATTTCTAGCATTGATGCGGTATTAAATGCCGAAAATCATGATTATATTTATTTTTGTGCCAGCGTAGATAATTTTGGTTATCACGTTTTTGCTTCTAATTATAACGATCATTTACGTAATGCAAGTAAATATTCTAAATGGGTTGCTTCACAAAATTATGTGCGATAACAAATTAAAAGGATTAGCTAACTAATCCTTTTTTTATATACCAACCAAAAAAATATGAAAAAAACTACTTGTTTCTGCCTACTATTTGCTTTGTTTTTTAGTGTTTTTAGCTATGCCCAAACCGAAGAACCTGAAAAATCATCTTTCTTTAAACCGTCTGATACGTTAAATGTAAAGCGCAAAAATGGTTTACTAATTGCCGAATCGGCTTTGTTTTTAACCAGCTTTGTTGTTTTAGATAAGCAATGGTACAACGGTAACGAAAAAACAAGTTTTCACTTTACTTCCAAATCCAACGAATTTGGATTGATGGACAAAATTGGACACGGTTTTTCTAGTTACAAAATTACACGTTTAACAGCTAAAGCATTTTATTGGAGCGGAGAATCTGAGAAAAAACAATTAATTTATGGAGCTGCTTTTGGTTTAGGAGCAACAACAGGTAAAGAAATTTTAGACGGATTTACGAAAGAATGGGGCTGGTCTTGGTATAATTTTGGAGCCAATTTTGTTGGTACGGGTTTATACGTAGGGCAGGAGCTATTGTGGAAAGAACAGCGTATTCAGCCCAAGTTTTCATACAACAATTCTAAAAGTAAAGGTGTTGTAACTAACACAATGGGATCAGGATATTTAGATCGGGTTTTAAAAAATTACGACGGACAAACGTATTGGTTGTCTTTTAATGTCAATTCATTTGCAAAAACAGATTACATTCCCAATTGGTTAAACTTTTCTGTTGGTTATGGTGTTGATGGTTATTTACATAATGCCGATGCAACTATTTTGCCCACACGTTCTAAAAGCTTGTATTTAAGCTTAGATGTGGATTTGACCAAAATAAAAACAAAATCTCACTTTGTAAATACCTTATTGGTACTATTTAATAGTGTAAAAATACCAGCTCCTACCTTAGAAATTAATTCTAAAAAAGGAACTTTTGGACATTATATGTATTTTTAGAGGCGTTAAAAATCGTTTAAATGTGTTAAAATCAGGTTCAAAATGTTAAAATAATATAATTTTGTGCCTTTTTTTTACTTAAAATAAATTCTTAATATTAAAATAACATTAGAATTGATTGTTCTACGCCATTGATTTTTTATATTTAATTTAAATTTCCAGTTTAAAAATTTTTGACCCCTATAAAAAATAGGGGGTACTTCTAAAATAAATTCACAAACGTTGTTTTTGTGTTTTTATTAACTACTTGATTTTCAACCTTTGTTTTTTTTTATATATTTGCACCGAGAAATTTCAAGATGGTGACAGGGCTTGAGAAATCAAAATTTATGACAAAAAAGACTAAGTATGTGCTTGCTACCGTGATTATAGCATCATTTTTTTCTACAGGTTTTAAAAGCTTAGATAATTTTGATCTTGACACAAACACAGTTGAAGGTTTTTATATTGATGACTCGGAAGTGTTTGAACCAACAGTAGCTACAGAAAAAGTTGAAACAGAAAAAACTTTTTTTAAATTACCGTATACCGGTAAATCGTTCATTGCTTTTAAAGAAGCAGTTGCTTTTAAAGAATCTATGGGACTTTATCACTTGATAAATTCGTACGGATATATGGGTAAATACCAATTTGGTAAAACCACTTTAAAAGGTGTTGGAATTAATGACTCGTCAGAGTTTTTAAAATCTCCAGAATTACAAGAAAAAGCTTTTAGAGCTTTAGTTTCTAGAAACAAATGGGAACTACGTAATGAAATTAAACGTTACAACGGTAAAGTTATTGGTGGCGTTAAAATTACAGAATCAGGTTTAATTGCTGCAGCGCATTTAGGTGGTGCAGGTTCAGTAAAGAAATTTTTACGTACAGGTGAAGTTTTTCATGATGGATACGGAACTTCAATTAAATCGTACTTGCAACGATTTGCAGATTATGATACATCTGGCATCGTTGCTAACAAAAATGCAAAAGTTAAAGTTTAATAAAAAAGTCGAAACCTTGGTTTCGACTTTTTTTATTTCTTTTTATCCTTGGTGTTAAAAACCTTGTCCCAAATTGTTGTATAAAAACCAAAGTTTACATTACAATCTATGTGGTGTTGGTTATGAAAACGAGCCGTGCCTATGTATTTAATAACAAATTTAGGTGGGTATTTGTAATCTTTACTAAAATGACCAATTGTACCCCAAATTAAGTTAATAAGTAAATATATAACGATGCTTAAATAATTAAAGGGATAAAATACTAAAGGAATCATTAGTAATAAACCAAACCCAAATGATTCAAGCGGACTTAAAACAAAAAGACTTAACTCATTAACACCAATATGTTTATGATGGCTTTTATGAATTAATTTAAACAATAACTTATTGTGTGCTATTCTATGAAAAAAATACATCAAAAAGTCAATCAGTAAAATTAAAAGCACAACTTCTATAAAAATATTAATTACTGAAGTTGCTTTAAAATTTATAAACAGTATTTTTTCATTATAAAGTAATGCAACTAACACAAAAATTAGTGCATTACAAAGCAATGTAGAACAAGTTAAAATTAGATCCGAAGTGACTATTTTTTGATAATTATTTACCTTAACTGTTTTGCTTGTTAACTTGTGCCATAAAAGATAGAAAGATATTGAAATGACTATAAAACAGATATTCAGAAATATTGCAAACAGAAATTGATCTGCATAGCTTTGATCAACTATTTTTAATAATTCATTCATCTTTATCACTTTGTAAGTACTTAGTTCAATTAACGCTTAATTATTATTTAAAATTGTGAATAACAAAAATACAAGGGCGTTTGTGTAAATCTACATTTATTTTTTTCCACTGGCTAGCTGGTGCCGTTTTTATAAATTCGGTTGGTAAAGTAATATCGCAAGCTACGCAGATTTGCGTATTGGGCTGTAATATTGCAATTAAATCTTCTAGAATATTATTGTTTCTGTACGGAGTTTCAATAAATATTTGCGATTGATTTTTATCGGTAGATAATTTTTCTAATCTTTTTAGCTCTTGCTTTTTTTCTGACTTATCAATTGGTAAATACCCGTTAAAGGCAAAACTTTGCCCGTTCATTCCAGAAGCCATCATGGCTAATAATATGGATGATGGACCAACTAATGGTATAACCTGAATGCCATTTTCGTGCGCTAATTTAACTACTGCAGCTCCAGGATCTGCAACACCCGGACATCCGGCATCACTCATTAATCCCATGTTTTTTCCTGCTAATAAAGGAGCTATAAAACTTTTAATATCTTTATCGTCTGTATGCTTGTTTAATTCAAACAAATTTAAACTTGCCTGAACTTTGTTCGGATTTATAGCTTTAATAAACTTTCTAGCAGTTTTACTGTTTTCAACCACATAATCATCAATAAAATCCATAGTTCTGGCTACGGTAGCCGGTAAAACTTCATTCGGATCGTTATCGCCTAACATTACCGGTAGTAAATACAATTTTCCTTTTAGGTTTGTTTGCATCGTTTTATTGTTTTTTGTGGTTAATCATTCTGTTTAGCAAAGATTCGTAATCGGCATCAATTATCACCAAATCAAAATGTTTTTGATGGAGTAATCCTGTTTTTACGCAATTTTCTAGAAACTGAAACAAGGGCGTATAATAATTATCAATATTGTAAAAAGCAATGGGTTTGTTAAGTTGTTCTACTTGAGCCAAGGTAATTACTTCAAAAATTTCTTCTAAGGTACCAAATCCGCCGGGTAACGCAATAAATCCATCAGCTAATTCAATCATTTTGTATTTACGCTGACTCATGTTTTCTGTAATAATGAGTTCGGTAATATCTGAATTTGCTATTTCTTTATCTACTAAAAACTTTGGCATTACTCCAATAACTTGCCCGCCGTTTTGCATGGTTGTTTGCGCTACGGCGCCCATAATACCTATTTTGGCACCGCCATAAATAACTTGAATGTTTTGTTGGGCTAAATAGGTGGCTAATTGTTTGGCCTTTTCTTCATAAATAGGTTGGTTACCTAATTTAGCTGCACAATAAATGGCTACTGATTTCATGAAATGTGTATTAAAAACAAAAAAGAACGCTTTATTTTGCGTTCTTTAATTTATGTATAATTTTATCACAAGCTTGATCTAACAGGTTGTAAACGGTAGTAAATCCTGATGTGCCGCCGTAATACGGATCTGGTACTTCTCGATTTTCTTCAGGATATATTTCGTTTAAAATAATTTCAACTTTTGCTCTTGTTGCGTCATTAGGAGCTAATTTCATTACATCTTTGTAATTAGATTGGTCCATTACGTATATGTAATCAAAAGCATTAAAATCTTCTACCGTAAACTGACGCGCTTTTTGGTTACTAATATCAATCCCATTTTGTTTAGCGATTGCAATAGAACGTTCGTCTGGTTGTTTGCCAGAGTGCCAAGCAGCTGTTCCGGCAGAATCAACTTTAACTTGCATTTCAGGTTCAATTTTAGATTCCAAAATGCCATGAGCTAATGGAGATCTGCAAATATTACCTAAACAAACCATTAAGACTTTTGTGCTCATATTTAATTACATAGAAAGTTTAATTTTTATGTCTTCGGCGTATTTTTTAAATTCTTTATCGGTTTCGATTAGGTTATTCACGGTTTTACATGCGTGTAATACGGTTGCGTGATCGCGATTACCAATTTGTGCACCAATGCTTGCTAACGAGTTTTTGGTATATTGTTTGGCAAAATACATAGCCAATTGTCTGGCTTGAGCAATTTCGCGTTTGCGTGATTTTGATTTTAAAACATCTAAATCAATTTTAAAATAATCAGCAACGGTTTTTTGAATTAAATCTACCGAAAGTTCTTGTTTTACATTTTTAACAAATTTATCAACAACGGTTTTCGCTAAATCAATGTTTACTTCTAAATGATTAAAAGATGCCTGTGCCATTAATGAAATTACAGAACCTTCTAATTCACGTACGTTTGATGTAACGTTTTCGGCAATGTACTGAATTACTTCTTCAGACATGCTTACGCCATCACGATATAAAATGTTTTTTATAATGTTGATGCGCGTTTCTAATTCCGGATGCTGAATTTCGGCAGTTAACCCCCATTTTAAACGAGATAATAAACGTGCTTCAATATCTTGCATATCAACCGGTGCTTTATCCGAAGTTAAAACAACCTGTTTTCTGTTTTGATGTAAGTAATTAAAAATATGGAAGAAAACTTCTTGCGTACCTGTTTTACCAGATAACATTTGAATATCGTCAATAATTAATACATCTATTAATTGATAGAAGTGAATAAAATCAATTCTAGCTTTTCTGCGAATGGCATCTTGATATTGTTGCGAAAAAACTTCAGCACTAATATATAATACGGTTTTATCCGGATGTTTCTCTTTTACTTCAACACCAATGGCATGTGCCAAGTGCGTTTTACCTAATCCTACACCCCCATAAACTAAAAACGGGTTAAACGATGTTTCACCCGGACGATTTGCAACTGATTTACCTGCAGAGCGTGCCAAGCGATTCGAATCTCCTTCAACAAAATTTTCAAAGTTGTAGTTTGAATTTAGTTGTGAGTCGATATGAATGTTTCGTATTCCCGGAATTACGAATGGGTTTTTTAATTCTGGATCGCGATTTTCAAAAGGTGCCTCTACTTCTTGTGGCTGAACTGCCTCGCGATTTTTACTAGGAATTTGTTCTGTATATGGAATTTTATCACCCCCTGTGTTTTCCATTTTAATATTATACAGTAACTTCGCTCCCGGACCTAATTCCCTTGTTAAAGCACTTTTCAGAAGTTTAACATAATGCTCTTCTAACCACTCGTAAAAAAATTTACTTGGTACCTGAATATATAATGCATTATCATCAAGCCTAACAGCTTGTGTAGGCTCAAACCAAGTTTTATAAGCTTGATCTTGGATATTGTCTTTAATGTAGGCAAGACATCTATCCCAGACTGATTGTGCGGTTATATTTTGTAATTCAGGCATGTTAAAATGTTATTTTTGTGTATTACAATTAGTTAACTAAATAACTTATTGGGGGAAATTAGGTTTACAAATATGTATATAAAAATCAATATAAAAAAAAAAAAAAATGTATTGCTTTTAAAGAATTTTAATCGTATGCTTTTAATAAAAAAATTAATATAAAATTAACAATTTAGAAATATGAAAATTCACGAAATTCAAGTTCGCGTGCGATATGCCGAAACGGATAAAATGGGGGTTGTTTATCACGGAAATTATGCGCAATTTTTTGAAATGGGACGCGTGGAATGGTTAAGAAACATGGGCATTTCTTATAAATCTATGGAAGAAAGCGGCGTTATGTTGCCTGTTGTTTCTTTATCAATGAATTATAAAAAACGCATATTATGATGACCTATTAATTGTAAAAACCATTTTCAAATCTCAGTCCTCGGTTAAGATAGAATTTGACTATGAAATATACAATGAAAAGGGCGATTTGCTAACCACTGCGAACTCCATTTTGGTTTTTGTAAATATGCAAAGTGGACGCCCAACTTTACCACCAGAGTATGTTTTAGAAAAACTTAAAAATTTAGAAAATTAGTTTTCTTTTTCTTTAATTTTTATTTCATACATCGTATCAAAAATGTCGAAAATGGTTTCGGCATTTTTTTTTCGTACCGAAATTTCTATTTCGCAATCCAATTCCAATTTCTGGTTTACAACATCAATATTTTTTTCTTTAATCACACGCATTACACGATTCATGTTTTTATAATCAAACTTTATTATATAATGCTTATTAATTGTTTTCTCTTCAATATCAGCTTCTTCTAAAGCCATTTTAGCCGTTTCTCGGTAAGCAACAATTAAACCACCAACGCCTAATTTAACACCACCAAAGTAACGTACTACAATAACTAAAATATTGGTTAGATCAAACGATTGAATTTGACCATAAATTGGAGCACCTGCCGTATTGCTAGGTTCCCCGTCATCATTGGTTCGGTGGTAAACATCCGAGGTGCCAACCTGAAAGGCATAGCACCAATGGCGTGCGGTATTATGTTCTTTTTTTACCTGCTCAAGTAATTCTTTTACCTGATTTTCATTTTCTACAGGAAAAGCATAACCAATAAACTTGCTGTTTTTTTCTTTATATATAACTTCTGGAGTTGGTGCGTTTATTGTTCTGTAAGTATCTTTTTCCAAAATATTTGATTACGTGTTAAAAAAATACGAACAACGTATTATTTTGTGTTTTTAAATGTAATAATTTGATCTGATTTTAATTGTTGATGCTTATATAGCGTTTCGGATAATGTGGGAGCTGCTATGCCGTTAGGTAAAAAAGTTTTACCTATGCAAACATAAGCTTCATCCCACAAATTACTAGCTATAAAAGTTTGTAAAGTTTGCGTACCGCCTTCAATAATAACCGACTGAATATTGTGCTGATATAAAACGTTTGTAATTTGGTTAGCAATGGGTGCATTAAAATCTATTTGTTCCCAACAAGTGTTTTTTTCTTGTTTGCTAACTTGCGCGTTTAATATAATGGTTTTAACCTGATTGTCCAAAACTTGGTACTGATTCGAAATTTTTAATTGTTGGTCTAAAATTACACGAACCGGTGATGCACCAAAATAATCGCGTGTATTTAACTTCGGGTTATCTGCCAAAACGGTGTTTGTACCAACCAAAATAGCTTGCTCTTCGCTACGTAATTTATGTACCCACTGGCGTGTAAATGGGGTAGTTAACCAAACTGGTGCTTGTTCCTTTTTAGTTAATGGTGCAATAAAGCCATTTAATGTTTGTGCCCATTTTAAAATAATATAAGGACGTTTTTTTTGATGAAACGTAAAAAAGCGCTTGTTCGCTTCCCAGCAATCGTTTTCTAAAACACCAACCTGAACTTCAATTCCAGCTTCTCGTAGGCGCTGAATTCCTTTTCCAGAAACTTCAGCAAACGGATCTATCATACCAACTACCACCTTTTTAACTCGATTTTTTATAATCAAATCACAACAAGGCGGGGTTTTGCCAAAATGCGAACATGGCTCTAAGCTAACATACAAAGTTGCATCAGCAAGCAACGTTTTATCTTTAACCGTTGCAAAAGCATTTACTTCGGCGTGTAATCCGCCGTAGGCAGAAGTAAAACCTTCTCCAATAATTTTATCGTTATAAACTAAAACAGCGCCAACGGCTGGGTTGGGCATAGCTGCTGGTAAACCGCTTTGTGCAATTTCCAAGCAACGTTTCATATAAAATTCGTCTTTGTTTATCATGTAAAATAAATTAGAACCGAAATTCGGATGTTTAATTTAGCTGCCTTATTTTTGTACATTAAATAAAGGGCTATGGTAATTAAAACATACAGAGATCAATTTAGGGCAAAGTTACTAGATTTATATGATGAAACAGAAGTTGATAACTTTTTTTATAGGTTGCTTGATGCATATACTGATGTTAAAAAATATCAATTAGCTATAGAACCTGAACTTTGTTTTACTACCGAACAAGTTGATTTGTTTAACCGAGCTTTAGATTTGTTGCAGAACTTTACGCCGATTCAGTACATTGTTGGGCATACGTATTTTTACGAAGGTTTTTTTAAAGTTGATAGCAATACGTTAATTCCAAGACCGGAAACAGAAGAATTGGTTGATTTAATTATTAAAAATCACACAAACCAACCGCACATAAAAGTTTTAGATATTGGTACTGGTTCGGGTTGTATTGCCATTTCATTAGCTTCTTATTTACCACAAGCACAAGTTACCGCTTTTGATGTGTCTGAAAAAGCTTTAGTAATTGCTGCTGAAAATGCTAAATTGAATAAAGTACAAGTTGCTTTTCAGCTTCAAAATATTTTAACTACGCAACATCTAGAAAATAAATATGATATTATTGTTTCTAATCCGCCCTATGTGCGTAATTTAGAAAAACAAGAAATTAAGCCCAATGTTTTAGAGCATGAACCGCATTTGGCTTTGTTTGTTGAAGACGATAATCCGTTATTGTTTTATAAAAAAACAACCGAATTGGCTTGTACGGCGTTAACTAATAAAGGCGTATTATATTTTGAAATCAATCAATATTTAGGTCCAGAAACGGTTGCTATGATTCAAAAATTTAATGTGTTTCAATCCGTAACTTTATTGCAAGATATGTTTGGTAATGACCGCATCATTGTGGCTAAAAAATAAAAAAAGCATCTCAGTTTTAAATTAACTGAGATGCTTTTTTTACAATATATAAAAAACGAAAACTCCTAAATTTTATTCGTAGCGTAAAGCTTCAACCGGATCAAGTTTACTTGCTTTAATTGCCGGAATTAATCCAGATAAAATAGCAACAACCCCGCTAATAATAACGGCCCATGAAATGGCATTCCACGGAATGTTAAAATCAAAATCTAATCCTTTTGCTACTAAAAAACCAATCAACACGCCGTTGCAAATTCCTAAAATTCCGCCCATAAAAGAAATTACTAAAGTTTCAGTAAAAAATTGCATGGCAATCGTACGGCTGTTAGCACCTAACGATTTTCTAATACCAATTTCTCTGGTTCTTTCGGTTACCGAAACCAGCATAATATTCATTAATGCAATGGATGATCCCATAATGGTAATAATTGAAATTACCCAAGCACCGCCTTCTAACGCATTTAAATTACTTGTTAAACTACGTAAGGTGCTGTCACTGCGCTCAATACCAAAGTTTGTTTCGTTAGTTGGGGTTAAGTTTCTAACATTACGCATGGTTAAAGTTGCTTGATCAATAGCTTCATCAATCAAATTTTTATCAGGCATCAAAACATCAATTTGATAATTTGTATTCGGACTCGAAAATATTGAACGCGCATTGTGAATCGGAATTAACATACGATTATCTTCATTATTACCAAAGGTTGAACCAATTGGTTTTAGAACGCCAATAACTTTAAATTTGTTTCCGCGAACAGAAATGGTTTTGTTTAATCCAGAACCTTCTTTAAATAAAGCTTTTTCTAAATCAGAACCTATAATACAAACATTTAAATTGTTATCTATTTCAATGCCCGAAAAGTTACGGCCCTGAACAACTTCTAATCCTTTGGTAGCTACATAACCAGCATCAACCCCAAGAACCGAAACTTTAGGATCGGTTTTTATGTTGTTGTACTTAATTTCTGATGTTTGATTGGCATTAAAATATACAGCCGTTGTGGCAAACGGATAGGCATAATTTTCTTTAAATTGCTGTGCTTCCGAAAATGAAATACGCGGATTTACTTTTTTGTTGCTTTGTCCGCTTTTAATTTGATCAGAAAAATCATATTGCGAAATATTAAACGTATTGGCGCCCATAGATGCAAAATTATTGGTCATGGTGTTTTTTAAAGCACCAACAACCGTTAAAATAGCAACCAACGCTAAAATACCGATGGCAATAATTAAAACCGTTAAAATAGTACGCAACAATTGCGAACGAATTGCACCTAAAGCAATTTTAGTATTTTCTATAACTAATCCGATCATATTCTATTAGTATAATTTTAATAGATATTGTTACAACATTTTTAAAAAAATCTGACCAAAAATCTTCAAAAAATTAAGATATTTGTATAAAGTTAATAAATGTGCCGTTTTGCACGGCTTGTTAGTTAACTTTAAACTTGTTTGGTTTGTGTTTTACCATAAAAACCAAATTGTAACAACCTATAATAATTAAGCTAAATTTTAAAACCAATTAAAATGGCAAAACCAGGAATTCCAAAAGGTACTCGTGATTTTTCACCAGCAGAAGTTGCAAAACGCACCTACATTATAAATACAATTAAACAAAATTTTGAAAAATTTGGGTACCAACCCATAGAAACTCCATCGTTCGAAAATTCAGAAACCTTGTTAGGAAAATACGGTGAAGAAGGAGATCGATTAATTTTTAAAATTTTAAATTCTGGTGATAAAGTTAAAAAGGCCGATTTACAAGCTTTATCAGAAAACAATTTGGCACGTTTTTCTAATTCCTTGTCAGAAAAAGCGTTGCGATATGATTTAACTGTGCCTTTTGCACGTTACGTGGTGCAACATCAAAATGAAATTGAATTTCCGTTCAAACGTTATCAAATTCAACCCGTTTGGCGTGCAGATAATCCACAAAAAGGACGTTTTCGTGAATTTTACCAATGTGATGCAGATGTTGTGGGTTCTAAATCCCTTTGGCAAGAAGTAGAATTGGTGCAACTTTATGATGCCGTTTTTACTGCTTTAGATTTAAAAGGTGTTACCGTAAAAATTAACAACCGTAAAATATTATCTGGTATTGCTGAGGTAATTGGTGCATCAGATAAATTGATTGATTTTACTGTTGCTTTAGATAAATTAGATAAAATTGGTGAAGATGGGGTAAAAGCAGAAATGCTTGCTAAAGGAATTGCTGAAGATGCCATTCAAAAAGTACAACCGTTATTTAATTTTACAGGAACAACTAACGATAAATTAGAAAAATTAGCCCAACTTTTACAAACCTCTGAAGAAGGAATGAAAGGTGTTGAAGAATTACGTTTTATAACCACCAATGCTGAAAAATTAGGTTTACAAACCGCAGCTTTAGATTTAGATGTAACTTTAGCACGCGGTTTAAATTATTATACCGGAGCTATTTTTGAGGTTGCTGCTCCTAAAGAAGTTAAGTTAGGATCTATTGGCGGCGGTGGTCGTTATGATGATTTAACTGGTATTTTTGGTTTAAAAAATGTTTCGGGTGTTGGAATTTCGTTTGGTTTAGATCGTATTTATTTGGTTTTAGAAGAATTAAATAAATTTCCAGAAACCGTAACGGTAACTTCTCAAGCTATTTTCTTAAACTTAGGTGATGCAGAAGCTTTTTATGCCATGCAAGCCATTACAACCTTACGTCGTGCAGGTTTAAAAGTAGAAATGTACCCCGAAGCTGCAAAAATGGATAAACAATACAAACATGCAGAACGCCGTAACATTCCAATCACAATTACAGCAGGAAAAAATGAAATAGAAAAAAATATTTTTACTGTTAAAAACTTACAAACCGGTGACAAAACCGAAGTTACATTACAAGAACTACAACAATTGCTAACAAAATAAAATAAAAAAAGCGCTACTAAGTTTAGTAGCGCTTTTTTTATTGTAACAACATTCCGCAAGTAGTTTTTTAAACAAATTTTAATTAAAATTTAAAATGTGAATATTTTCGTGATTAATATGTAAATCAATAATATCTCGGTATGAGGTTTTACATGTAATAGCATTGCTCCAAAACTTGTTTTCAAAAGCATAAAGCATTTCTAAAATTTCGTTATCCAATAAGGCAACGTTTAATACAAAAAAATGAAGTTTACAAATTTCACATTCATCTGCAGGTAATTTTGCATTATAAATGTCAAAGTTGTGTCCTTTTTTTATACATTGTTCGGTAATGTAAACTAAATAATCGTATTCGTTTGCTATTTGCGTTTCTAATAAAGCCATTATATTATATTTATAAGTTATGTATTAAAATTATTACTAATTTATTAATCTAAACGGCTAAGAATACGAATTAACAAAACCATTTTTTAAACGTACCTAATATCAATTTAAAAAGCATGAATGTTTTTTTTTAACGTGTTTAAAATCAATTTGTTCGGTGTTTTTTAATGTTGTAATAATTTATTTACAAATATGATGCATGTTGTGAAATATTCGGGAGAAGAAGTTCCTTTTAATAGTGATATTTTTAAACGTTCTATTTTAAAATCGGGTGCTACGCAAGAACAAGTAAACCAGCTTTTTACTCGAATAGAAGATAAAATATACGACGGAATTACTACCCAACAACTTTATGTTTTAGCATTTAACGAGCTGTATAAATTAAAAAATTCGTTTGCTGCACGTTACAGCCTTAAAAAAGCATTACGCGAGCTTGGGCCCGAAGGTTATTTTTTTGAAGATTGGGTAGGTAAGTTGTTTGCCCAATTAGGATATCAAACTACAACGGGTAAAACCTTGCAAGGTGAAGCAGTAACGCACGAGGTTGATGTAATTGCTATAAAAAACAAAACATTAAATCTTTGCGAATGCAAGTTTAGAAACGATGTTGATGCAAAAATTAGCGTAACCACGCCCATGTACTTTTTATCTCGATTCAATGATTTAAAAAATAATGAGTTTCATTTTTTTAATGAAACCTTAAAACCCAATTTAGGTTGGGTTATTACAAATGCCTATTTTACACAAGATGCAATTGCATTTGCAAATCATTACGGTGTAAAATTACTTTCTTGGGATTATCCCGAAGGAAATTCTATAAAAAACATTGTTGATCAAACCCGATTTTATCCAATAACCTGCTTAACAACCTTAACCGATTACGAAAAAAAGTTTTTGCTAAA
This genomic window from Flavobacterium agricola contains:
- a CDS encoding YfiM family protein, whose product is MKKTTCFCLLFALFFSVFSYAQTEEPEKSSFFKPSDTLNVKRKNGLLIAESALFLTSFVVLDKQWYNGNEKTSFHFTSKSNEFGLMDKIGHGFSSYKITRLTAKAFYWSGESEKKQLIYGAAFGLGATTGKEILDGFTKEWGWSWYNFGANFVGTGLYVGQELLWKEQRIQPKFSYNNSKSKGVVTNTMGSGYLDRVLKNYDGQTYWLSFNVNSFAKTDYIPNWLNFSVGYGVDGYLHNADATILPTRSKSLYLSLDVDLTKIKTKSHFVNTLLVLFNSVKIPAPTLEINSKKGTFGHYMYF
- a CDS encoding peptidoglycan-binding protein LysM, whose protein sequence is MTKKTKYVLATVIIASFFSTGFKSLDNFDLDTNTVEGFYIDDSEVFEPTVATEKVETEKTFFKLPYTGKSFIAFKEAVAFKESMGLYHLINSYGYMGKYQFGKTTLKGVGINDSSEFLKSPELQEKAFRALVSRNKWELRNEIKRYNGKVIGGVKITESGLIAAAHLGGAGSVKKFLRTGEVFHDGYGTSIKSYLQRFADYDTSGIVANKNAKVKV
- a CDS encoding sterol desaturase family protein — encoded protein: MNELLKIVDQSYADQFLFAIFLNICFIVISISFYLLWHKLTSKTVKVNNYQKIVTSDLILTCSTLLCNALIFVLVALLYNEKILFINFKATSVINIFIEVVLLILLIDFLMYFFHRIAHNKLLFKLIHKSHHKHIGVNELSLFVLSPLESFGFGLLLMIPLVFYPFNYLSIVIYLLINLIWGTIGHFSKDYKYPPKFVIKYIGTARFHNQHHIDCNVNFGFYTTIWDKVFNTKDKKK
- a CDS encoding SAM-dependent methyltransferase, yielding MQTNLKGKLYLLPVMLGDNDPNEVLPATVARTMDFIDDYVVENSKTARKFIKAINPNKVQASLNLFELNKHTDDKDIKSFIAPLLAGKNMGLMSDAGCPGVADPGAAVVKLAHENGIQVIPLVGPSSILLAMMASGMNGQSFAFNGYLPIDKSEKKQELKRLEKLSTDKNQSQIFIETPYRNNNILEDLIAILQPNTQICVACDITLPTEFIKTAPASQWKKINVDLHKRPCIFVIHNFK
- a CDS encoding LOG family protein, producing MKSVAIYCAAKLGNQPIYEEKAKQLATYLAQQNIQVIYGGAKIGIMGAVAQTTMQNGGQVIGVMPKFLVDKEIANSDITELIITENMSQRKYKMIELADGFIALPGGFGTLEEIFEVITLAQVEQLNKPIAFYNIDNYYTPLFQFLENCVKTGLLHQKHFDLVIIDADYESLLNRMINHKKQ
- a CDS encoding low molecular weight protein-tyrosine-phosphatase, which produces MSTKVLMVCLGNICRSPLAHGILESKIEPEMQVKVDSAGTAAWHSGKQPDERSIAIAKQNGIDISNQKARQFTVEDFNAFDYIYVMDQSNYKDVMKLAPNDATRAKVEIILNEIYPEENREVPDPYYGGTSGFTTVYNLLDQACDKIIHKLKNAK
- the dnaA gene encoding chromosomal replication initiator protein DnaA — translated: MPELQNITAQSVWDRCLAYIKDNIQDQAYKTWFEPTQAVRLDDNALYIQVPSKFFYEWLEEHYVKLLKSALTRELGPGAKLLYNIKMENTGGDKIPYTEQIPSKNREAVQPQEVEAPFENRDPELKNPFVIPGIRNIHIDSQLNSNYNFENFVEGDSNRLARSAGKSVANRPGETSFNPFLVYGGVGLGKTHLAHAIGVEVKEKHPDKTVLYISAEVFSQQYQDAIRRKARIDFIHFYQLIDVLIIDDIQMLSGKTGTQEVFFHIFNYLHQNRKQVVLTSDKAPVDMQDIEARLLSRLKWGLTAEIQHPELETRINIIKNILYRDGVSMSEEVIQYIAENVTSNVRELEGSVISLMAQASFNHLEVNIDLAKTVVDKFVKNVKQELSVDLIQKTVADYFKIDLDVLKSKSRKREIAQARQLAMYFAKQYTKNSLASIGAQIGNRDHATVLHACKTVNNLIETDKEFKKYAEDIKIKLSM
- a CDS encoding IMPACT family protein; protein product: MLEKDTYRTINAPTPEVIYKEKNSKFIGYAFPVENENQVKELLEQVKKEHNTARHWCYAFQVGTSDVYHRTNDDGEPSNTAGAPIYGQIQSFDLTNILVIVVRYFGGVKLGVGGLIVAYRETAKMALEEADIEEKTINKHYIIKFDYKNMNRVMRVIKEKNIDVVNQKLELDCEIEISVRKKNAETIFDIFDTMYEIKIKEKEN